From Pseudoalteromonas viridis, the proteins below share one genomic window:
- a CDS encoding CheR family methyltransferase, whose protein sequence is MENKHLEQSEYDQFRTFLEQQCGIVLGDNKLYLVKSRLAPLMSRFSVDSLSALVSKTLSPHERQLRAAVVDAMTTNETLWFRDQYPFELLKTKIFSEFKDLRRPVKIWSAASSSGQEPYSIAMSANEYQTSNPGALKMGVQIVGTDISNTMLDMCKNAEYDALALARGLSPERKKKFFTDSGNGMAKVNEPIRRMVNFRHLNLLDSYALLGKFDVIFCRNVLIYFSPDVKAKIISQFAQALNPKGYLFLGASESMAGLNNDFDMLRCNPGIIYQKKT, encoded by the coding sequence TTGGAAAATAAACACTTAGAACAAAGCGAGTATGACCAGTTTCGCACTTTTTTAGAACAACAGTGTGGGATTGTACTGGGCGACAACAAACTTTATTTAGTAAAAAGCCGACTGGCGCCCTTAATGTCTCGTTTTAGCGTTGACTCTCTGTCAGCTCTGGTTAGTAAAACGCTCAGCCCGCACGAGCGGCAATTGCGTGCCGCTGTGGTGGATGCGATGACCACCAACGAAACCCTGTGGTTTCGTGATCAATATCCTTTTGAGCTACTTAAAACGAAGATCTTCTCTGAATTTAAAGATCTGCGTCGCCCCGTTAAGATCTGGTCTGCGGCCAGCTCATCCGGGCAGGAACCTTATTCTATTGCCATGTCGGCCAATGAGTATCAGACGTCGAACCCTGGTGCATTGAAAATGGGTGTTCAGATAGTTGGTACAGATATCTCAAATACCATGCTGGATATGTGCAAAAACGCCGAGTACGATGCGCTGGCGTTGGCACGCGGTTTATCACCGGAACGTAAAAAGAAGTTCTTTACAGACAGTGGTAACGGGATGGCGAAAGTGAATGAGCCCATTCGCCGCATGGTTAACTTCAGACATTTAAATTTGCTCGACTCTTATGCATTGCTGGGCAAGTTTGACGTAATTTTTTGTCGTAATGTGCTTATCTACTTCTCGCCGGATGTTAAAGCGAAGATCATCAGCCAGTTTGCCCAGGCGCTCAATCCCAAAGGATACTTGTTCCTTGGTGCGTCTGAATCTATGGCGGGTCTGAATAACGACTTTGATATGCTGCGCTGTAACCCGGGTATCATTTACCAGAAAAAAACCTAA
- a CDS encoding AraC family transcriptional regulator, whose product MEQFDYKEILPPDWLSSFVEPFWIRRVSGCAAFFPQGVFELLFHSMPLTYSSVIHEPKAVPAGVSLVGQQLTAYKISSAQPQWVVGVRLKPFAYFQPQQLAASEVKNTIESMLHVFGNSRELDTLVEWLKACPEQLPEIQFQRIMATLMPWLKRLFYSPDFVFPERLRAKTNTILDARGNILITDICEQFEVSKVTLRNHFVSKIGLSPKELCKVWRMNSFLLNASHYPGDLTGAALASGYFDQAHLNREFKAVIGLTPKAYLTAQNGYDKHQSSQVVYSRFIGHYDPF is encoded by the coding sequence GTGGAACAGTTTGACTACAAAGAAATCTTGCCTCCTGACTGGCTATCTTCTTTTGTGGAGCCGTTTTGGATCCGCAGGGTGTCTGGCTGCGCCGCATTTTTTCCACAAGGTGTGTTTGAGCTCCTGTTTCATAGTATGCCATTGACATACTCGTCTGTGATCCATGAACCAAAAGCCGTGCCTGCCGGTGTCAGTCTTGTGGGACAGCAGTTAACAGCATATAAAATTTCGAGTGCGCAGCCACAATGGGTAGTCGGGGTGAGGCTAAAACCTTTTGCATATTTTCAGCCCCAGCAGTTAGCTGCATCAGAGGTTAAAAACACCATTGAAAGTATGCTGCATGTGTTTGGTAATAGTCGGGAGTTAGACACTTTAGTCGAGTGGTTAAAGGCTTGCCCGGAGCAGTTACCTGAAATCCAGTTTCAGCGCATCATGGCAACGTTAATGCCTTGGCTAAAAAGATTATTTTATAGTCCAGACTTTGTCTTTCCAGAGCGGTTAAGGGCGAAAACTAACACCATTCTTGATGCGCGAGGCAATATTCTGATTACAGACATTTGCGAACAGTTTGAGGTTAGTAAAGTGACTTTGCGTAATCACTTTGTGTCAAAAATTGGCTTGTCACCTAAAGAGTTATGCAAAGTGTGGCGGATGAACAGCTTTTTACTCAATGCCTCGCACTATCCGGGTGACCTGACTGGTGCGGCTCTGGCATCCGGATACTTTGATCAGGCACACTTAAACAGAGAGTTTAAGGCTGTGATTGGACTGACACCCAAAGCTTATTTAACGGCGCAAAATGGCTATGATAAGCATCAGTCATCTCAAGTTGTGTATAGTCGTTTTATTGGCCACTATGACCCTTTCTGA
- a CDS encoding S41 family peptidase: protein MNLKHLTAAAVVLVVGLIGTPSYANAITQDEKAAAIEKITQLMNEHYVFPEVAAQTNRKLQKAFQAGHFASMQDHASFSKALTEWLRATAKDGHLRVRANPVGEQITGIESSIRDDLLKPTRHKFLNYGVLSATVLENNIGYIELRAFYRLADSKPYIDAAMKMMAKTDAVIIDLRKNGGGSPRTVQYLCSYFFDEKLLLNSLYFREGNETTDYYVLDEVGGKKMPDVPLYVLTSRKTYSGAEEFSYNMLTRKRATLVGETTGGAANPGGMFTINDELRMFIATGTAINPVTQSNWETVGVKPNVEIGADDALDKAIEMANEVVEKNWLAEQSRREIEIDRLLALLQQVRLSDKPIADIKSAYAGKVSELVKSLPEPDRVIAELAYEYWDKESKYAVFLFDVAVRLNNQNMYFFAYWARALAKLDNMPQAISVLKQGLKLAADKEDKQMLLSTLAELEKSAVKL from the coding sequence ATGAATTTAAAACATCTAACAGCAGCCGCGGTTGTATTGGTGGTGGGACTGATTGGCACACCGTCATATGCAAATGCGATAACACAAGATGAAAAAGCAGCTGCGATTGAAAAGATAACTCAGTTGATGAATGAGCATTATGTCTTTCCTGAGGTCGCAGCACAGACTAATCGTAAGTTACAGAAGGCTTTTCAAGCCGGTCACTTCGCGTCTATGCAAGATCATGCGTCATTTTCCAAGGCTTTGACCGAGTGGTTAAGAGCAACGGCAAAAGACGGCCATTTAAGAGTACGTGCCAATCCCGTAGGTGAACAGATCACCGGGATCGAATCTTCAATACGCGATGACTTACTCAAACCCACACGCCACAAGTTCTTAAATTATGGTGTACTCAGTGCAACTGTATTAGAGAACAATATTGGCTATATAGAGTTACGCGCATTCTATCGCTTAGCCGACAGCAAACCCTATATTGATGCAGCGATGAAGATGATGGCAAAAACCGATGCCGTCATCATCGATCTGCGAAAAAACGGAGGAGGGTCGCCACGAACGGTCCAGTACTTGTGTAGCTATTTTTTTGACGAAAAGCTTCTGCTGAACAGCCTTTATTTTCGCGAGGGTAATGAAACAACGGATTACTATGTGTTAGATGAAGTCGGTGGCAAGAAGATGCCTGATGTACCTCTTTACGTTTTGACCAGTCGCAAGACCTATTCCGGTGCAGAAGAATTTAGCTATAACATGTTGACGAGAAAGCGGGCGACACTAGTCGGTGAAACGACCGGCGGGGCCGCCAACCCTGGAGGGATGTTCACGATAAATGATGAGCTGCGTATGTTTATTGCGACAGGTACAGCCATTAACCCTGTTACCCAATCAAACTGGGAAACGGTTGGCGTGAAACCGAATGTGGAAATTGGTGCAGACGACGCATTGGATAAAGCCATTGAAATGGCCAATGAAGTGGTTGAGAAAAACTGGTTGGCCGAGCAGTCCCGACGGGAAATTGAGATAGATCGGCTGCTTGCTTTATTGCAACAAGTAAGGCTGAGCGATAAACCCATCGCTGACATTAAATCTGCCTATGCAGGTAAGGTCTCAGAACTGGTAAAGAGTTTACCTGAGCCAGATCGGGTGATTGCCGAATTGGCCTACGAATATTGGGACAAAGAGTCAAAATATGCTGTGTTTCTTTTTGATGTAGCGGTGCGGCTGAATAATCAAAATATGTACTTTTTCGCTTACTGGGCCAGAGCGCTTGCCAAGCTTGACAATATGCCGCAGGCAATAAGTGTGCTCAAGCAGGGATTGAAGCTGGCAGCTGATAAGGAAGACAAACAAATGCTACTAAGTACTTTAGCTGAGCTGGAAAAGTCCGCAGTTAAGCTTTAA
- a CDS encoding S8 family serine peptidase has product MSTKRFKLTTLSTLMLTAMSLPALAQAPVFQGHSEDAKLQVKSKKSDSNRYIIRFKEELSGGKNSFNNFIALNYLFTAGAEPLFALNGQQAMVAELDEYSLETLRSFSSVESIEIDPKRYVLPLAKSASQIVPFAQSTPYGITMVQGHLLPQSNTSARRVCVIDTGYNLGHPDLPYGNVTGVANNSAVGQWNNDGNGHGTHVAGTIAAEDNNQGVVGVYPGVDLHIVKIFDDNGQWTFASNLVNAIQQCKDGGAQVVNMSLGGGNYSNSENTAMQNFVDGGMILVAAAGNGGNSSKSYPASYNSVISVASVTSSESRSSFSQYNDQVELAGPGSSVNSTYPTNTYRSLSGTSMASPHVAGVAALVWSHNSQCNNQQIRAALNATAKDKGAAGRDNYYGHGIVQAKAASDHIAANGCQGDDNPGGVTPVNGSLPNLQGSQNAWTHYTWDIPQGVKEMNLTITGGTGDADLYVRYNAQPDANNYTCRPWKDGNEEQCIFTNPSAGVWHISLYGYNSYNGVTLNYSYK; this is encoded by the coding sequence ATGAGTACCAAACGCTTCAAACTAACAACGCTATCTACCCTAATGCTGACTGCGATGAGCTTGCCTGCTTTGGCACAAGCGCCTGTTTTTCAAGGTCATTCAGAAGATGCTAAGTTGCAAGTCAAGTCAAAGAAAAGCGACAGTAATCGCTACATTATTCGCTTCAAAGAAGAGCTGTCTGGTGGCAAAAACAGTTTTAATAATTTTATTGCGCTCAACTATTTGTTTACAGCAGGTGCAGAGCCACTGTTTGCACTTAATGGCCAGCAAGCTATGGTGGCGGAACTGGACGAGTATAGCCTGGAAACACTGCGTAGCTTTTCGTCTGTTGAGTCAATTGAAATAGACCCCAAACGCTACGTGTTGCCGCTGGCAAAGTCCGCGAGTCAAATCGTGCCTTTTGCGCAGAGCACACCCTACGGTATTACCATGGTGCAAGGTCACTTACTGCCCCAGTCTAATACCTCCGCCAGAAGAGTCTGTGTGATTGACACGGGTTATAACCTCGGTCACCCGGATTTACCCTACGGCAATGTCACCGGGGTTGCGAACAACAGCGCAGTTGGTCAGTGGAACAACGACGGCAATGGTCATGGTACTCATGTTGCGGGTACCATTGCGGCGGAGGACAATAACCAAGGGGTGGTAGGCGTTTACCCGGGCGTTGACTTACACATCGTCAAAATTTTTGATGATAACGGACAGTGGACCTTTGCTTCTAACCTGGTGAATGCCATTCAGCAGTGTAAAGATGGTGGCGCTCAGGTCGTCAACATGAGTCTGGGTGGGGGCAATTACTCTAACAGTGAAAATACCGCAATGCAGAACTTTGTTGACGGTGGCATGATCCTGGTGGCTGCAGCGGGTAATGGCGGTAACAGTTCTAAGTCTTATCCGGCGTCGTACAACTCGGTTATCTCTGTGGCCTCTGTTACCTCAAGTGAGAGCCGCTCGTCGTTCTCTCAGTACAATGATCAGGTTGAACTGGCGGGCCCGGGCTCCAGCGTTAACTCTACTTATCCGACCAATACTTATCGCAGCTTAAGTGGTACGTCTATGGCGTCACCACATGTTGCCGGTGTGGCAGCACTGGTATGGAGCCACAACAGCCAGTGTAACAACCAGCAGATCAGGGCAGCGCTCAATGCAACTGCTAAAGACAAAGGCGCAGCTGGGCGCGATAACTATTACGGACATGGTATTGTTCAGGCCAAAGCCGCATCGGATCATATCGCTGCGAACGGGTGTCAGGGTGATGACAATCCGGGTGGTGTAACGCCTGTCAATGGCTCATTGCCAAACCTGCAGGGCAGCCAAAATGCCTGGACGCACTACACCTGGGACATTCCACAGGGCGTGAAAGAGATGAACCTGACCATCACAGGTGGCACAGGGGATGCCGATTTGTACGTCAGATATAATGCCCAGCCTGATGCAAATAACTACACCTGTCGCCCCTGGAAAGATGGCAATGAAGAGCAGTGTATCTTTACTAACCCAAGCGCGGGCGTGTGGCACATCAGTCTGTATGGTTACAACAGCTACAATGGTGTGACATTAAACTACTCGTATAAATAA
- a CDS encoding fibrinogen-like YCDxxxxGGGW domain-containing protein, with translation MTKLKTLLLASLPFHAAANVQWELVSDTQLDGVIATSGAQHQQLTVQIQANKFNAVSAQTPDTSLIQGEFEHPNTYEIGSGLAQRVQFTIAKDGARFYFLGQGSAQDGYQGTWYGPNNDSGDFTLTTQPAVEVPASSCAQILSENPDAQSGVYAIDPDGSGQHAGFDAYCDMDTDEGGWTLIGTYSKSEPGGKMYISDYNPQPGVTPVDPVVTGLYQGPLSVFRDVREQVACDYAGCKSAYQSSMSQAELEMVRYTWGYKDQQAHQKDTPLPDCRATYDASSAITKSCIYYGDGDDRNNMNVVGWQRDIHPGHHACWLAHGEFSTASKGSPRCSYNAIGNGTRWGLLWVR, from the coding sequence ATGACCAAATTAAAAACCCTACTTCTTGCAAGCCTTCCTTTCCATGCTGCTGCAAATGTGCAGTGGGAGCTCGTAAGTGACACACAATTAGATGGTGTAATAGCCACCAGCGGTGCTCAACATCAACAACTCACAGTGCAAATACAAGCCAATAAATTTAATGCTGTCTCAGCTCAGACCCCAGATACGTCTCTCATTCAGGGCGAGTTTGAACATCCAAATACCTATGAAATTGGTTCTGGACTTGCACAACGTGTGCAATTTACCATCGCCAAAGATGGAGCGCGCTTCTACTTTCTGGGCCAAGGCTCTGCACAAGATGGCTATCAGGGCACCTGGTACGGTCCGAACAATGATTCCGGCGACTTTACCCTGACAACGCAACCGGCAGTAGAAGTACCGGCATCTAGCTGTGCACAGATCCTCAGTGAAAACCCGGATGCTCAGTCGGGCGTCTACGCCATTGACCCTGATGGCTCTGGTCAGCACGCCGGCTTTGATGCCTACTGCGATATGGACACCGACGAGGGTGGCTGGACCCTGATTGGTACATACAGCAAGTCAGAGCCCGGCGGCAAAATGTATATCAGCGATTACAACCCACAACCAGGGGTGACCCCAGTCGACCCTGTGGTAACCGGGCTTTATCAGGGTCCTCTGAGTGTATTCCGAGATGTTCGCGAGCAAGTTGCCTGCGACTACGCTGGCTGTAAATCAGCTTATCAAAGCTCGATGAGTCAGGCTGAACTGGAAATGGTACGTTATACGTGGGGATATAAAGACCAGCAGGCACACCAAAAAGACACACCACTGCCTGATTGCCGAGCAACGTACGATGCTAGCAGCGCCATCACAAAAAGTTGTATTTATTATGGAGATGGTGACGATCGCAATAACATGAATGTGGTTGGCTGGCAGCGTGATATTCATCCAGGTCATCATGCATGTTGGTTAGCTCATGGTGAATTCAGCACGGCGTCTAAAGGCTCACCACGATGCAGCTATAATGCAATTGGTAACGGCACCCGCTGGGGATTACTCTGGGTGCGATAA
- a CDS encoding MarR family winged helix-turn-helix transcriptional regulator has translation MQKEDLVDTVIAQWEKERPDIDPSPMAVMGRLVRTSAVFSKELNGVFSRFGLNGGEFDVLATLRRSGKPYTLTPNQLLQTLMLTSGSMTNRIDKLEAKDLVKRSPDPNDRRGVMVSLTEQGLQLIDEVICEHVAKGSDLLSPLEEAEQQQLANLLKKLLVNLHH, from the coding sequence ATGCAAAAAGAGGATTTGGTAGATACGGTCATTGCTCAATGGGAAAAAGAAAGACCCGACATCGACCCCTCGCCTATGGCCGTAATGGGCCGCCTGGTCAGAACGAGTGCGGTATTCAGTAAAGAGTTGAATGGTGTATTCAGCCGGTTTGGCCTTAACGGCGGTGAGTTCGACGTTCTGGCAACGCTGCGTCGTTCAGGCAAGCCATATACATTAACGCCAAACCAGTTGTTACAGACATTAATGCTGACTTCCGGCTCTATGACCAACCGCATTGATAAACTTGAAGCGAAAGATCTGGTTAAACGTAGCCCAGACCCCAATGATCGCCGGGGCGTAATGGTCTCCTTGACTGAACAGGGCCTGCAACTGATTGATGAAGTGATCTGTGAACATGTGGCTAAAGGCAGTGATTTACTGTCCCCACTAGAGGAGGCAGAACAGCAGCAGCTGGCAAACCTGCTAAAAAAACTGCTGGTTAATTTGCATCACTAA
- a CDS encoding efflux RND transporter periplasmic adaptor subunit yields MNIKPWISTASVVATLVVGSIALKERMIEARNTEFSEQAATVEAMRVETVPYQSYIDISGVIKAPQTINLVNEVAGKITQLHFKSGDLVKAGQPLLEIDHAEELAQLAAARARVTQQESTLVRYRNLHERKKFSDQQLEEAITQLAEYCAQVDLLTARIEKKIIKAPFTARVGIHDLQVGQYLAANTVLTNMVGLQAHMWVDFSVPQTYQALAINTPIRVSVVGDKAAPQVAYIESVEPGMTAASRQLKYRARIERTEQLRANQLVKISLPVGAHQQVIAVPYLAIVKDQLGDYVYLLEKDEQGTLRATRQQVELGERLGDRVMITDGLEEDRLIASSGAFKLRSGLKTFVSEPQQSQQAVAMEDTRKEGVSL; encoded by the coding sequence GTGAATATTAAACCCTGGATTTCAACAGCGAGTGTTGTTGCCACTTTGGTGGTAGGCAGTATTGCCCTTAAAGAGCGCATGATCGAAGCACGTAATACCGAGTTTTCAGAGCAGGCCGCCACGGTAGAAGCAATGCGCGTAGAGACGGTGCCGTATCAGTCATACATAGATATCAGTGGCGTGATTAAAGCGCCACAGACCATTAATCTGGTGAATGAAGTTGCGGGCAAAATTACCCAGCTGCATTTTAAATCGGGCGACTTAGTCAAAGCAGGTCAGCCGCTGTTAGAGATTGATCATGCAGAAGAGCTGGCACAACTGGCCGCGGCCAGGGCGCGCGTCACGCAGCAGGAAAGTACACTGGTTCGCTATCGCAACCTGCACGAGCGCAAAAAATTCAGCGACCAGCAGCTGGAAGAAGCCATCACACAACTGGCAGAGTACTGTGCACAAGTTGACTTACTCACTGCTCGCATCGAGAAAAAAATCATTAAGGCACCATTTACCGCCCGGGTTGGCATTCACGATCTTCAGGTTGGGCAATATCTGGCAGCGAATACTGTACTGACCAACATGGTTGGATTGCAGGCGCACATGTGGGTTGATTTCTCGGTACCACAAACGTATCAGGCACTGGCAATCAATACCCCGATCCGTGTCTCTGTTGTGGGTGACAAGGCTGCCCCACAAGTCGCGTATATTGAATCGGTAGAGCCAGGTATGACAGCAGCGTCCAGACAGCTTAAATATCGGGCCCGTATTGAGCGCACGGAGCAGCTGAGAGCAAACCAGTTGGTCAAGATCAGTCTGCCTGTTGGCGCACATCAGCAAGTGATTGCCGTCCCTTATCTGGCCATCGTTAAAGACCAACTGGGCGACTATGTTTACCTGCTGGAAAAGGACGAGCAGGGCACACTCAGAGCAACGCGCCAGCAGGTTGAGCTGGGCGAGCGCCTGGGCGATAGGGTGATGATCACCGATGGCCTGGAGGAAGACCGGCTGATTGCAAGCAGCGGGGCTTTTAAACTGCGCAGTGGTCTGAAGACCTTTGTCTCTGAACCTCAGCAATCACAGCAGGCAGTGGCGATGGAAGATACTCGCAAAGAAGGAGTTTCGCTATGA
- a CDS encoding efflux RND transporter permease subunit yields MKNAAHFMDRFVTMPVLAVVLSAMICIGGLWSVLKITVLQFPKIESSSLVVSTTYIGASADTVKGFVTEPIERVTATVPGIDYVESTTTAGVSTVTAYLNLNEDSSKALAELTARLGQVSYMLPSESEDPVVTVQRADRPHALFYLNIENEGVSLIQLTDYLSRQVTPVLNGIEGVQRVAIEGSRTPALRVDLDSAKLDAFGLSADEVYSALAANNTIATLGFTETSKQRIDLVANTQLKDLNEFKRLVIRQANNETIYLRDIATVRLGSEQPTISARLSQQDTVYISVWPLPGANEIAIGDALYAMTDEINQTLPDGIRINYAYDGTLYMRDALNEIFKTLVETVVLVGAVVLFMMGSFRSAAVPLVTIPISILGAVAAMYVVGFSMNLLTVLAIVLSVGLVVDDAIVVVENVSRYIREGKPKLQAALQSSRQLFVPIVSMTLTLAMVYLPIGFLSGLTGVLFKEFAFTLAIAVVISGFVAVTLSPIMSAYVTPPGGKETKLTRKVNSGFDWLRKKYKTALSASLNWRNQILLGAMVLSLMVVPFFIGSKKELAPVEDQSQIYVLVKSPPESSLTYNEDNMHGVVDSLLAMPGTTQMWQNIFTNSAFGGVEFISASKRDYTTMSLIPEVYGRLAQLPGINPLPILPSPLPTAGQFDVEMVVKSSASYEEMKQYADQLIGRAFGSGHFLYADTDLKIDLPQIEVTLKREQIADLGMDLAHVSRQLGILLSNNYVNRFDARGKAYQVIPVVDSQIKTDPSKLLSLQIKAHNGTRVPLSAIAEINWTTVPRQLSSFGQQNAFRIFGGVLPSSTKEAALTALEEAAKEVLPPSYMIDYAGESRQIRQQGNSLLGVMAVSLVIVYLLLSIQFNSFRDPLVVLLGSVPLAMMGALALSYFELTTMNIYSQIGLITLIGLIAKNGILIVEFANHLQEEGRNKLDAVVESAATRLRPILMTTAATVLGHFPLMLVTGAGAEARNSIGIILVAGMMVGTLFTLFVLPAFYVKLATRREARKAQTQETVNATPTLAMS; encoded by the coding sequence ATGAAAAATGCAGCCCACTTTATGGATAGATTTGTCACTATGCCGGTGCTGGCCGTGGTGTTATCCGCCATGATCTGCATCGGCGGGCTGTGGTCCGTATTGAAGATCACAGTGCTGCAATTTCCCAAGATTGAAAGTTCGTCTTTGGTGGTATCGACCACTTATATCGGCGCTTCGGCTGATACAGTCAAAGGCTTTGTGACTGAACCCATAGAGCGTGTAACAGCCACTGTTCCTGGCATTGACTATGTGGAATCGACCACAACGGCTGGGGTCAGCACTGTGACTGCGTACCTTAACCTGAATGAAGACAGCTCCAAGGCGCTGGCGGAGCTGACTGCCCGGCTGGGTCAGGTCAGCTACATGTTGCCGTCAGAATCCGAAGATCCGGTTGTGACTGTACAGCGCGCTGACAGACCTCATGCCTTGTTCTATCTGAATATTGAAAATGAAGGCGTGTCGCTTATTCAGCTAACGGATTACTTATCACGTCAGGTTACACCAGTGCTTAATGGCATTGAGGGTGTACAACGGGTCGCGATAGAAGGTAGCCGTACCCCGGCGCTGCGAGTTGACCTGGACTCAGCGAAACTGGATGCGTTTGGCCTGAGTGCCGACGAAGTGTACAGCGCACTGGCTGCAAACAACACGATTGCCACCCTGGGCTTTACCGAGACCAGTAAGCAGCGCATTGACCTGGTCGCCAACACCCAGCTGAAAGACTTAAATGAATTCAAGCGTCTGGTGATCAGACAGGCAAACAACGAAACCATTTACCTGCGCGATATTGCCACGGTCAGGCTGGGTTCTGAGCAGCCCACCATCAGTGCCCGTTTAAGCCAGCAAGACACCGTGTATATCTCGGTCTGGCCGCTGCCTGGTGCGAACGAAATTGCCATTGGTGATGCCTTATACGCGATGACCGATGAAATCAATCAAACACTGCCTGATGGCATCCGTATAAACTATGCCTACGACGGCACCTTATATATGCGTGATGCACTGAACGAAATTTTCAAGACGCTGGTTGAAACCGTTGTATTGGTTGGCGCTGTGGTGCTGTTCATGATGGGCTCATTCAGAAGTGCCGCTGTACCGCTGGTGACCATTCCAATTTCCATTCTGGGTGCGGTTGCTGCCATGTATGTGGTCGGTTTCTCAATGAACCTGCTGACGGTGCTGGCCATAGTGCTATCTGTTGGCCTGGTGGTGGACGATGCCATAGTGGTGGTCGAAAACGTCTCGCGGTACATTCGTGAAGGTAAGCCTAAGTTACAGGCTGCACTGCAAAGCTCAAGGCAACTGTTTGTGCCCATTGTGTCGATGACGTTGACACTGGCGATGGTTTATCTGCCAATTGGTTTCCTGTCCGGACTGACCGGCGTGTTATTTAAAGAGTTTGCCTTTACACTGGCAATTGCCGTAGTGATTTCCGGGTTTGTTGCTGTGACCTTGTCGCCCATCATGAGTGCGTATGTGACGCCGCCGGGGGGTAAAGAAACTAAGCTGACACGCAAAGTAAATAGTGGATTTGACTGGTTACGTAAAAAGTATAAAACCGCACTGAGTGCCTCGTTGAACTGGCGCAATCAAATTCTGTTGGGCGCCATGGTATTAAGCCTGATGGTTGTGCCGTTTTTCATCGGCTCGAAAAAAGAGCTAGCCCCGGTTGAAGATCAAAGCCAGATATACGTACTGGTAAAGTCTCCGCCTGAGTCATCACTGACTTATAACGAAGACAACATGCATGGTGTGGTTGACTCTTTACTGGCTATGCCGGGCACCACGCAGATGTGGCAAAACATCTTCACTAATAGCGCATTTGGTGGGGTGGAATTCATTAGCGCATCCAAGCGTGACTATACCACAATGTCATTGATCCCTGAGGTGTATGGTCGCCTGGCGCAATTACCGGGTATCAACCCGCTGCCTATTCTGCCTTCGCCTTTACCTACAGCGGGCCAGTTTGATGTGGAAATGGTGGTAAAATCCTCAGCCAGTTACGAAGAAATGAAACAGTATGCCGATCAGCTGATAGGCAGAGCGTTTGGCAGTGGCCACTTCCTGTATGCCGACACGGACCTGAAAATTGATTTGCCACAAATTGAGGTAACCCTGAAGCGTGAACAAATCGCCGATTTAGGGATGGACCTGGCCCATGTCAGTCGTCAGCTGGGTATTTTGCTGTCTAACAACTATGTGAACCGTTTTGATGCCAGAGGTAAGGCCTACCAGGTTATCCCTGTGGTCGACAGCCAGATCAAAACGGATCCGTCGAAATTACTGAGCCTGCAAATCAAAGCGCACAACGGAACTCGGGTTCCTTTGTCTGCCATTGCTGAAATCAACTGGACCACAGTGCCGCGTCAGCTGAGCAGTTTTGGTCAGCAAAATGCGTTTCGTATCTTCGGTGGTGTGCTGCCAAGCTCAACCAAAGAAGCGGCACTAACGGCGCTGGAGGAAGCGGCCAAAGAAGTACTGCCTCCTTCTTACATGATTGATTATGCAGGTGAATCAAGACAGATCAGACAGCAAGGCAACAGTTTGCTGGGTGTCATGGCCGTGTCTTTGGTGATTGTTTATCTGCTACTGAGTATTCAGTTCAACAGTTTCAGAGATCCGCTGGTGGTCTTGCTGGGCAGCGTACCACTGGCCATGATGGGCGCACTGGCACTGTCTTACTTTGAGCTGACCACGATGAATATTTACTCGCAGATTGGTTTAATTACTTTGATAGGCCTGATTGCGAAAAACGGTATCTTGATTGTGGAGTTTGCCAATCATTTACAAGAGGAAGGGCGCAATAAGCTGGATGCTGTGGTTGAATCAGCAGCCACCCGGTTACGTCCTATCCTGATGACCACCGCAGCAACCGTGTTGGGCCACTTCCCACTGATGCTGGTAACCGGCGCAGGTGCAGAGGCACGCAACAGTATCGGCATCATCCTGGTTGCAGGCATGATGGTAGGCACCTTATTTACCTTATTCGTATTACCGGCTTTCTACGTAAAACTTGCGACGCGTCGTGAGGCACGTAAGGCTCAAACCCAGGAGACTGTGAATGCAACGCCAACGCTTGCAATGAGCTAA